In Paenibacillus kyungheensis, the following are encoded in one genomic region:
- a CDS encoding citrate/2-methylcitrate synthase: MTATKGLEGVVAASSSISSIVDGVLTYRGIDIDDLAINASFEEVAYLLWFGKLPNQAELDQLQKDLDEYATLPEPLIAQMKLYPKDMNQMAALRSAISALALYDDLAEDMSQEANHKKVVKLQAQLPAIVAALGRIAAGKEPVAPKKGVSIAHNFLYMLNGEEPEDTAVKALDQALVLHADHELNASTFAARVTVATLSDIHSGITSAIGALKGPLHGGANEAVMKMLEEIGSMDRLESYIQEQLDNKVKIMGFGHRVYKNGDPRAKHLQKMSKELGEMNNDLSLYEMCIRIEEIVTGSKGLKPNVDFYSASVYTMLGIPRNLFTPIFAISRVSGWSAHILEQYENNRIIRPRAEYVGPVDQKYIPIEQR, translated from the coding sequence ATGACAGCTACTAAAGGATTGGAAGGCGTTGTTGCAGCAAGCTCATCTATTAGTTCGATCGTCGACGGCGTACTTACATACCGTGGAATCGATATCGATGACCTAGCCATTAACGCAAGTTTTGAGGAAGTGGCTTATTTGTTGTGGTTTGGTAAATTACCAAATCAAGCAGAACTAGATCAATTGCAAAAAGATCTAGATGAATATGCTACCTTACCGGAACCATTGATTGCGCAAATGAAACTTTATCCTAAAGATATGAATCAGATGGCAGCTCTTCGTAGTGCGATCTCTGCTCTTGCTCTATATGATGATCTAGCAGAAGATATGAGCCAAGAAGCGAACCATAAAAAAGTCGTAAAATTACAAGCACAATTGCCTGCTATCGTAGCTGCACTTGGACGTATCGCTGCTGGTAAAGAGCCGGTTGCTCCTAAAAAAGGCGTATCGATTGCTCATAATTTCTTGTATATGTTAAATGGCGAAGAGCCTGAAGACACAGCAGTGAAAGCTTTGGATCAAGCGCTAGTATTGCACGCAGATCATGAATTGAATGCGTCTACTTTTGCTGCTCGTGTAACAGTAGCTACATTGTCTGATATTCATTCCGGTATCACTTCAGCAATTGGTGCGCTTAAAGGGCCACTACATGGCGGAGCAAATGAAGCCGTTATGAAAATGCTAGAAGAGATCGGTTCGATGGATCGTCTAGAAAGTTATATCCAAGAACAACTCGACAATAAAGTAAAAATCATGGGCTTTGGTCACCGCGTATACAAAAATGGTGATCCTCGTGCCAAGCATTTACAAAAAATGTCTAAAGAGTTAGGCGAAATGAATAACGATTTGAGCCTATACGAAATGTGTATTCGGATCGAAGAAATTGTAACAGGTAGCAAAGGATTGAAACCAAATGTTGATTTCTATTCTGCTTCTGTATACACAATGCTAGGAATTCCGCGTAACTTGTTCACACCTATTTTTGCCATTAGTCGTGTGTCTGGATGGTCTGCACATATTTTGGAACAATACGAAAACAACCGTATTATCCGTCCACGTGCAGAATATGTAGGGCCGGTTGATCAAAAATATATTCCGATTGAACAACGTTAA
- the icd gene encoding NADP-dependent isocitrate dehydrogenase has translation MPKFEKYELPTTGEKITIDNGVLNVPNNPIVPFIEGDGTGRDIWKASVRVLDAAVEKAYGGSKKIAWYEVFAGEKAFNTYDEWLPADTLTAIREYIVAIKGPLTTPIGGGIRSLNVALRQELDLYVCLRPVRYFDGVPSPVKRPELVDMVIFRENTEDIYAGIEYQEGTEEVKKVLKFLKDEMGVNKIRFPETSGIGIKPVSEEGSKRLVRAAVQYAIDHNRKTVTLVHKGNIMKFTEGAFKNWGYEVAEAEFGDKVFTWAQYDKIKEEKGTDEANAAQKAAEDAGKIIVKDAIADIALQQVLTRPNEFDVIATLNLNGDYLSDALAAQVGGIGIAPGANINYVTGHAIFEATHGTAPKYADKDVVNPGSVILSGVMLLDHLGWNDASALIYKGLEKSINNKTVTYDFARLMDGATEVKCSEFADKIIENM, from the coding sequence ATGCCTAAGTTTGAAAAATACGAATTACCTACTACTGGTGAGAAAATCACAATTGATAATGGAGTTCTTAACGTACCTAATAACCCGATCGTCCCTTTTATTGAAGGTGATGGTACAGGACGCGATATCTGGAAAGCATCTGTACGTGTATTGGATGCAGCAGTAGAAAAAGCTTACGGCGGTTCCAAAAAAATTGCTTGGTATGAAGTATTTGCCGGCGAAAAAGCATTCAATACATACGATGAGTGGTTGCCAGCTGATACGCTGACAGCAATTCGCGAATATATTGTAGCGATCAAAGGACCTTTGACTACACCTATCGGTGGTGGTATTCGTTCATTGAACGTAGCACTTCGTCAAGAACTAGATCTATATGTATGTCTTCGTCCTGTTCGTTATTTTGACGGTGTACCTTCTCCTGTAAAACGTCCTGAATTGGTAGATATGGTTATTTTCCGTGAGAATACAGAAGATATCTATGCAGGTATCGAGTACCAAGAAGGTACAGAAGAAGTGAAAAAAGTATTGAAATTCTTAAAAGACGAAATGGGCGTTAACAAAATCCGTTTCCCTGAAACATCCGGTATCGGTATTAAGCCTGTATCTGAAGAAGGTTCCAAACGTCTGGTTCGCGCTGCTGTTCAATACGCAATTGATCACAACCGCAAAACAGTAACTTTGGTACACAAAGGAAACATCATGAAATTTACTGAAGGAGCTTTCAAAAACTGGGGTTATGAAGTGGCTGAAGCAGAATTCGGAGATAAAGTGTTCACTTGGGCACAATATGACAAGATCAAAGAAGAAAAAGGTACAGACGAAGCAAATGCAGCGCAAAAAGCAGCTGAAGATGCTGGCAAAATCATCGTAAAAGATGCGATTGCTGATATCGCTTTGCAACAAGTACTTACTCGTCCAAATGAATTTGATGTAATTGCTACATTGAACTTGAACGGTGACTATTTGTCTGATGCTCTTGCTGCACAAGTAGGCGGAATCGGTATTGCACCGGGCGCAAACATCAACTATGTAACAGGACATGCTATTTTTGAAGCGACTCATGGTACAGCTCCTAAATATGCAGACAAAGATGTCGTGAACCCTGGTTCTGTTATCTTGTCTGGCGTAATGTTGTTGGATCATTTGGGATGGAACGATGCTTCTGCATTGATCTACAAAGGTCTAGAAAAATCAATCAACAACAAAACAGTTACTTATGACTTTGCTCGTCTAATGGATGGCGCAACAGAAGTGAAATGCTCTGAGTTCGCTGACAAAATCATCGAAAACATGTAG
- the mdh gene encoding malate dehydrogenase gives MTVIKRKKITVVGAGFTGATTALMLAQKELGDVVLVDIPQLENPTKGKALDMMEASPVQGFDSQIKGTSDYEDTASSDVVIITAGIARKPGMSRDDLVNTNAGIVKSVCEQVKGYSPDAIVIILSNPVDAMTYVAYQALGFPKNRVIGQSGVLDTARYCTFIAEELNVSVEDVRGFVLGGHGDDMVPLVRYSSVGGIPIDTLISKERIQEIVQRTRVGGGEIVNLLGNGSAYYAPAASLVQMTEAVLKDKKRILPIIAYLEGEYGYNDLFMGVPAILGGGGIEKIFELELTSDEKAALEKSADSVRSVIQIVNV, from the coding sequence ATGACCGTCATTAAGCGCAAAAAAATCACAGTAGTCGGTGCTGGTTTTACCGGTGCTACTACAGCTTTGATGCTTGCTCAAAAGGAACTTGGTGACGTAGTACTGGTTGATATTCCACAGTTGGAGAACCCAACAAAAGGTAAAGCGCTCGATATGATGGAAGCTAGCCCTGTACAAGGGTTTGACAGCCAGATTAAAGGGACATCTGATTATGAAGATACAGCATCTTCGGATGTAGTTATTATCACAGCAGGTATCGCTCGTAAGCCGGGTATGAGCCGCGATGATCTAGTCAACACAAATGCAGGAATCGTGAAGTCGGTATGCGAACAAGTCAAAGGGTATTCTCCAGATGCGATTGTGATTATTTTGAGTAATCCGGTAGATGCGATGACTTATGTAGCTTATCAAGCTTTGGGATTCCCCAAAAATCGTGTGATTGGACAATCCGGTGTACTGGATACAGCGCGCTATTGTACTTTTATTGCAGAAGAATTGAATGTATCTGTAGAAGATGTACGCGGATTTGTATTAGGTGGTCATGGAGACGATATGGTGCCGCTTGTACGATATTCTAGCGTCGGTGGTATCCCGATCGATACATTGATCTCCAAAGAACGGATTCAAGAAATTGTACAACGCACCCGTGTAGGCGGGGGCGAAATTGTGAATCTGCTCGGCAATGGTAGTGCTTACTATGCGCCAGCAGCGTCACTGGTACAAATGACAGAAGCTGTTCTTAAAGACAAAAAGCGTATTCTACCGATCATTGCTTATTTGGAAGGCGAATACGGTTATAATGATCTCTTTATGGGCGTACCTGCTATTCTGGGCGGCGGTGGTATTGAGAAAATCTTTGAATTGGAATTGACCTCCGATGAAAAAGCAGCTCTTGAGAAATCCGCTGATTCTGTCCGTAGTGTGATCCAAATCGTAAACGTTTAA
- a CDS encoding SDR family oxidoreductase — protein sequence MSSEEQTLPPQHQEKQPGIESEMTPRPEYKAPAYQAAGKLKDKVAIITGGDSGIGRAVAVLYAKEGADVAIVYKDEHSDAEETKKAVEQEGRKCILLPGDIGDESFAKQAVEQTVSELGKLDIVVNNAAEQHVQQSIVDITAEQLERTFRTNIFGMFFITKAAVPHLKEGSTIINTTSVTAYRGEPVLLDYSSTKGAITAFTRALSMNIVEKGIRVNAVAPGPIWTPLIPASFDEEKVSKFGASQPMKRPGQPEEVAPAYVYLASTDSSYVSGQIIHVNGGEIING from the coding sequence ATGTCTAGCGAAGAACAAACATTACCTCCACAACATCAGGAAAAGCAACCAGGTATCGAATCGGAAATGACTCCACGTCCAGAATATAAAGCACCTGCCTATCAAGCAGCAGGTAAGCTTAAAGATAAAGTAGCAATCATTACAGGTGGAGATAGCGGTATTGGTCGTGCTGTAGCCGTCTTGTATGCCAAAGAAGGTGCAGATGTAGCGATTGTGTATAAAGATGAACACAGCGATGCAGAAGAAACCAAAAAGGCTGTAGAGCAAGAAGGACGCAAATGTATTCTACTTCCAGGCGATATAGGAGATGAATCTTTTGCCAAACAAGCGGTAGAGCAAACGGTATCCGAATTAGGTAAGCTTGATATTGTTGTTAACAATGCAGCAGAACAGCATGTACAACAAAGTATTGTAGATATTACAGCAGAGCAATTGGAACGTACTTTCCGTACTAACATTTTCGGTATGTTCTTTATCACCAAAGCAGCTGTTCCACATCTTAAAGAAGGTTCTACGATTATCAATACTACATCAGTCACAGCGTATCGCGGTGAACCCGTATTGCTAGATTACTCTTCTACCAAAGGTGCAATTACAGCCTTTACACGTGCATTGTCGATGAATATTGTAGAAAAAGGAATTCGTGTCAATGCAGTTGCTCCAGGGCCAATCTGGACACCATTGATTCCTGCATCATTTGACGAAGAAAAAGTAAGCAAATTCGGAGCAAGTCAACCGATGAAGCGTCCGGGTCAACCGGAAGAAGTCGCTCCAGCTTATGTATATCTGGCAAGTACAGATTCTTCTTATGTCAGTGGTCAAATTATTCATGTTAATGGTGGCGAGATCATTAACGGTTAA
- a CDS encoding bile acid:sodium symporter family protein yields the protein MREHAATFTRLFEKYMFLIIPCTLVLGFFISKPLLPFVGWIPGLFAYVTFVMGLGCGRHHLKGVLTRPAPIIVTLLLAHVAAPLIAYGLGLLLFGSDSPYTVGLVLFAAIPLGVSSVLWVGMSFGNVALALTLVIVDSAISPFVVPLLIEVFFGADIQFDTLHMFKDLLLLIVLPTFAGMVVYEISGGKFRDWSAPITQPLAKLCFAGVVLLNAAAIAPQLQTLRRDLLLVVPSVLLLVALCYGLGYVASAILRRKGEGQTLPVTLAYASGMRNISVGMVIAMAYFSPQTAVPVVLGIMLQQPMATLQYSIFMRISNYRKGRDA from the coding sequence ATGAGAGAACACGCAGCTACATTTACTCGTTTGTTTGAAAAGTATATGTTTTTGATTATTCCATGTACACTGGTTTTGGGATTCTTTATATCCAAGCCATTATTACCTTTTGTCGGTTGGATTCCAGGCTTATTTGCTTATGTTACGTTTGTGATGGGACTTGGTTGTGGAAGACATCATTTAAAAGGCGTATTGACCAGACCTGCACCGATTATTGTTACTCTTTTGCTAGCCCATGTGGCTGCACCACTTATCGCATATGGATTGGGATTGTTGCTATTTGGTAGCGATTCACCATATACAGTAGGGCTGGTGCTATTTGCAGCGATTCCATTAGGCGTATCCTCTGTATTATGGGTAGGAATGTCTTTCGGTAATGTAGCGTTAGCATTGACGCTAGTAATCGTAGATTCAGCCATTAGCCCTTTTGTCGTGCCCCTGTTAATCGAGGTCTTTTTCGGTGCAGATATACAGTTCGATACTTTACATATGTTCAAAGATTTATTGTTACTGATCGTATTGCCTACATTTGCAGGGATGGTCGTGTACGAGATATCGGGTGGCAAATTCAGAGATTGGTCTGCTCCAATCACTCAACCATTAGCGAAGTTATGTTTTGCAGGTGTTGTATTGTTAAATGCCGCTGCTATTGCACCTCAATTGCAAACATTGCGTCGGGATCTGTTGTTAGTCGTACCGTCTGTATTGCTCCTGGTTGCGTTATGCTATGGACTGGGTTATGTGGCTTCTGCTATACTTCGTCGCAAAGGAGAAGGGCAGACATTGCCTGTTACACTAGCCTATGCTTCAGGGATGCGTAATATCTCGGTCGGAATGGTGATTGCGATGGCTTATTTTAGCCCTCAGACTGCGGTTCCAGTCGTACTCGGGATTATGTTACAACAACCAATGGCGACCCTCCAATATTCTATTTTTATGCGTATTTCAAATTATCGTAAAGGAAGAGATGCATGA
- the pnpS gene encoding two-component system histidine kinase PnpS, which translates to MKPFRIRLTLILMILLGVLGLAAALTMGQIFKSSHIATLEDNMVREIRLLETTFDFKATGTDGQPSEDVFQYYSQEAHQIGNLTDSRVTFIEKDGTVIGDSESDPHTMNNHMDREEIRAAAAGGVGSAIRYSATLDKNMLYIAAPVQAGNLFDGYIRLSMSLEAVEVGVRNAWTVMGISLLILFLVAAVVSYRVASGLTKPLEHITVVANRISRLDYGARVRLERRDEIGELGKAIDNMADSLEKQLKIIRDNEDLLQSVLANMTGGMLMVNSLGNVALVNRFAEEVLGVSSKRLTGKSYHELKRHYELTKLLGEGLRRKERIHDEQTLYDPEPRLIQIDGVPMFEDDDTYRGMLFLIQDISNIRRLEKMRSEFVANVSHELKTPIAAVKGFAETLLGGGVQDEQTSRAFLQIIYDESERLNRLIGDILELSKIESKRSPLNFSPIHLQPFFDTIREMLNSSAAKKNITVDMNVPEEMFMEADEDRLRQIFVNLISNAVNYTQDGGKVRLTVEEKGSDNGEERILFHVRDTGMGIPKKDLPRIFERFYRVDKARSRSSGGTGLGLSIVKHLVDLHRGTVTVESEVNIGTTFTVNLPLLQEDEPDI; encoded by the coding sequence ATGAAGCCTTTTCGCATTCGTCTGACATTGATTCTGATGATACTGCTTGGCGTACTCGGTCTAGCAGCAGCACTCACAATGGGACAAATATTCAAAAGCTCACATATTGCCACACTTGAAGACAATATGGTGCGTGAGATCCGTTTGTTAGAAACCACATTTGATTTTAAAGCAACAGGAACAGACGGTCAGCCTTCTGAAGATGTATTTCAATATTATTCGCAAGAAGCCCATCAGATAGGAAATTTAACCGATTCACGAGTGACTTTTATCGAAAAAGATGGAACCGTTATTGGCGATTCTGAAAGTGATCCACATACGATGAACAATCATATGGATCGTGAAGAAATTCGCGCGGCTGCTGCGGGTGGGGTCGGTAGTGCGATTCGTTATAGTGCGACACTGGACAAAAATATGTTATACATTGCAGCTCCTGTACAAGCAGGTAATCTGTTTGATGGATATATTCGGTTATCAATGAGTCTGGAAGCGGTAGAAGTAGGGGTACGCAACGCCTGGACAGTTATGGGTATCAGCTTACTGATCTTATTTCTAGTCGCTGCTGTGGTAAGTTATCGGGTAGCATCTGGGTTAACCAAGCCACTAGAACATATCACTGTAGTTGCCAATCGTATTTCCCGTCTGGATTACGGCGCACGTGTACGCTTAGAACGGCGTGATGAAATTGGTGAATTAGGTAAAGCGATTGATAATATGGCAGATAGTCTGGAAAAACAACTCAAAATTATTCGCGATAACGAAGATTTGCTACAAAGTGTACTGGCTAATATGACTGGCGGTATGTTGATGGTCAATTCGTTAGGAAATGTAGCACTGGTGAATCGGTTCGCTGAAGAAGTGTTAGGAGTCAGCTCTAAGCGTCTAACCGGTAAGTCTTATCATGAGTTAAAACGTCATTATGAATTGACCAAGTTACTAGGTGAAGGATTGCGACGCAAAGAGCGTATTCATGATGAACAGACATTGTATGATCCAGAGCCACGCTTGATTCAGATCGATGGTGTACCGATGTTTGAAGATGATGATACGTACAGAGGGATGTTGTTCTTGATTCAGGATATTTCCAATATTCGTCGCTTGGAAAAAATGCGTAGCGAATTTGTAGCGAATGTATCGCATGAATTGAAAACACCTATTGCTGCTGTAAAAGGATTTGCCGAAACATTATTAGGTGGCGGTGTACAGGATGAACAGACGTCGCGTGCCTTTTTACAAATTATTTATGATGAAAGTGAACGGTTGAACCGTCTGATCGGAGATATTCTGGAATTATCCAAAATTGAATCCAAGCGTTCGCCACTAAACTTCTCACCGATTCATTTACAGCCTTTTTTCGATACGATACGGGAAATGTTAAATTCTTCGGCTGCTAAAAAGAATATTACAGTAGATATGAATGTGCCGGAAGAAATGTTTATGGAAGCCGATGAAGATCGATTACGGCAGATTTTTGTCAATTTGATCTCTAATGCGGTAAACTATACTCAAGATGGTGGTAAAGTTAGATTAACAGTCGAGGAAAAAGGTTCTGACAACGGAGAAGAGCGTATTCTTTTCCATGTGAGAGATACAGGTATGGGTATTCCCAAAAAAGATTTACCACGTATATTTGAACGTTTTTATCGAGTAGACAAAGCCCGTTCACGCAGTTCAGGGGGTACGGGTCTAGGATTATCGATTGTTAAGCATCTTGTTGATTTACATCGCGGGACGGTAACTGTGGAAAGTGAAGTTAATATTGGAACAACATTTACAGTCAATTTGCCGTTGTTACAAGAGGATGAACCAGATATTTGA
- a CDS encoding response regulator transcription factor — translation MAKRLLVIEDESTLSRLLSYNLTQEGYEVTVEDHGSAGLDRAQSEPFELILLDLMLPGMAGLDILRKLRSSGVRTPVVILTAKNAEEEVVEGLKAGADDYITKPFGVSELLARVAAVLRRATGREDQPEEELSHESRIELGDLTIYPDKYEVTLGTQQITLRPKEFEVLLYLARKPGVVMTRDDLMNAVWGFDYIGGQRTVDVHVSSLRKKLELDPESVHIDSIRGVGYKLVVRKKTSAQHSI, via the coding sequence ATGGCTAAACGATTACTGGTCATAGAAGATGAATCAACGTTATCTCGATTGTTGTCTTACAATTTGACACAAGAAGGATATGAAGTCACTGTAGAAGATCATGGAAGTGCAGGATTGGATCGTGCGCAAAGTGAACCGTTTGAATTGATTTTGCTTGATCTGATGTTGCCGGGCATGGCGGGATTAGATATTTTGCGTAAATTGCGCAGTTCAGGGGTTCGTACACCTGTAGTCATTTTGACAGCCAAAAATGCAGAAGAAGAAGTGGTAGAAGGACTCAAAGCAGGAGCCGATGACTACATTACGAAGCCATTCGGTGTATCTGAACTATTAGCACGTGTAGCTGCTGTATTACGTCGTGCAACAGGTAGAGAAGATCAACCTGAAGAAGAGTTATCGCATGAGAGTCGTATTGAACTGGGTGATTTAACGATCTATCCTGATAAATACGAAGTGACCCTCGGTACACAACAGATTACACTGCGTCCGAAAGAATTTGAAGTCTTGCTCTATCTGGCACGCAAACCAGGAGTAGTGATGACAAGGGACGATCTGATGAATGCAGTATGGGGATTCGATTATATTGGTGGTCAACGTACTGTCGATGTACATGTCAGCTCTTTACGTAAAAAATTAGAACTTGATCCTGAATCGGTACATATCGATTCGATTCGTGGGGTTGGTTATAAATTAGTAGTACGCAAAAAAACAAGCGCTCAACATTCCATTTAA
- a CDS encoding methyl-accepting chemotaxis protein: MLDMLIREPEIMQPVDIEKENKQAIIEHVDQIIATEVEPHIHTDAKELRLRHYVITVPAIRAQETCRDTFVRFKRQTHLPCIVLCDEQERPEGLVMREQFYRHMASRFASELYDTRSTVMFSQSNMLVMDIDTEAWIVVDAALAREGDSFYECVVLIDQERLAGIVTIRDIMELSNHLQLATEQRRISSLHDTRQFVEQIGEAVKVVQQAAQASHQELHLMKQQTISGQHDLNQAHQQFQQVQQLVVRQRTLAEQMLDYTGQASKVVHTVTDLAGQSNMLALNASIEAARAKAAGQGFAVVAEEMRKLSSHITTLSTDVNRLLTGLGEMIGQSASSTHTTETVMDQSMIYIQQANQLFGKMTVEAEQASQNAEQLMKSADQADHLTSIVAQALQR; this comes from the coding sequence ATGTTAGACATGCTGATACGTGAACCTGAAATCATGCAGCCGGTTGATATAGAGAAAGAGAATAAGCAAGCGATTATAGAACATGTAGATCAGATAATAGCAACAGAGGTAGAACCCCATATACACACAGATGCAAAAGAACTTCGTCTACGTCATTATGTAATAACAGTGCCTGCTATTCGTGCTCAAGAAACATGCCGGGATACTTTTGTTCGGTTCAAGCGCCAGACTCATCTTCCTTGTATTGTGTTGTGTGATGAACAGGAGCGCCCAGAAGGTCTGGTTATGCGTGAACAATTTTATCGACATATGGCAAGCCGATTCGCTAGTGAATTGTATGACACTCGTTCTACAGTGATGTTTAGTCAGTCTAATATGTTAGTAATGGACATCGATACAGAAGCTTGGATCGTGGTCGATGCTGCTCTGGCTCGTGAAGGCGATTCTTTTTATGAATGTGTTGTATTAATAGATCAAGAACGATTAGCAGGCATAGTGACGATACGCGATATTATGGAGCTGTCTAATCATCTGCAACTAGCTACAGAACAAAGACGGATTTCTTCTTTGCACGACACACGTCAATTTGTTGAGCAGATTGGAGAAGCAGTGAAAGTGGTACAACAAGCCGCTCAAGCCAGTCATCAGGAGCTTCATCTGATGAAGCAACAGACGATATCCGGGCAACACGATCTCAATCAAGCCCATCAACAATTTCAGCAAGTACAACAGTTAGTAGTGCGCCAGCGTACACTCGCAGAACAGATGCTTGATTACACAGGGCAAGCAAGTAAAGTCGTGCATACGGTAACTGATCTTGCAGGTCAGAGTAATATGCTTGCGCTTAATGCTTCGATAGAAGCAGCCCGCGCTAAAGCGGCAGGACAAGGATTCGCTGTCGTCGCAGAAGAAATGCGCAAATTATCTTCGCATATTACGACTCTTTCTACAGATGTAAATCGATTACTTACCGGACTTGGTGAAATGATTGGGCAATCTGCTTCGTCCACTCATACGACCGAGACAGTGATGGATCAAAGTATGATCTATATTCAGCAAGCGAATCAATTATTTGGCAAAATGACAGTCGAAGCAGAACAAGCTTCTCAAAATGCAGAACAATTGATGAAATCGGCTGATCAAGCGGATCATTTGACCAGTATCGTTGCACAAGCTTTACAGCGTTAA
- the pstB gene encoding phosphate ABC transporter ATP-binding protein PstB yields the protein MSAIIRIEQLNLYYEKHQALKHINLDIKEKAITAFIGPSGCGKSTLLRTLNRMNDMIPGTRIEGVVEISGSNIYGENVEVENLRQQVGMVFQQPNPFPKSIYENVAYGPRLHGVTSKKDLDEIVETSLRQSALWEEVKDYLKRSALSLSGGQQQRLCIARALAGQPDILLMDEATSALDPISTLKIEELTRELKKDYTIVMVTHNMHQAARISDQTAFFLNGEIVESSDTPEMFSNPTDSRTEDYISGRFG from the coding sequence GTGTCAGCGATTATACGTATTGAACAATTGAACCTGTATTATGAGAAACATCAGGCTCTTAAACATATTAATTTGGATATTAAAGAAAAAGCGATTACTGCTTTTATCGGCCCTTCCGGTTGTGGTAAATCAACATTGCTTCGTACATTGAATCGCATGAACGATATGATTCCAGGCACACGCATCGAAGGCGTAGTGGAGATCAGTGGTTCTAATATTTACGGAGAAAATGTAGAAGTCGAAAATTTGCGTCAACAAGTAGGTATGGTATTTCAACAACCGAATCCTTTTCCCAAGTCTATCTACGAAAATGTAGCTTATGGTCCACGTCTACATGGGGTTACTTCCAAAAAAGATCTAGATGAGATCGTAGAAACAAGCTTGCGTCAGTCTGCGTTGTGGGAAGAAGTGAAAGACTATCTCAAACGTTCTGCACTTAGCTTATCCGGTGGACAACAGCAACGCCTATGTATTGCGCGTGCACTAGCAGGTCAACCGGATATTCTACTTATGGATGAAGCCACTTCAGCACTTGATCCAATCTCTACATTGAAGATTGAAGAATTAACGCGTGAGCTCAAAAAAGATTATACGATTGTGATGGTAACACACAATATGCATCAGGCAGCGCGTATTTCAGATCAGACTGCATTTTTCTTAAATGGAGAAATTGTGGAATCATCCGATACACCGGAGATGTTCTCCAACCCTACGGACTCTCGAACAGAAGATTATATTTCGGGAAGATTCGGCTAA
- the phoU gene encoding phosphate signaling complex protein PhoU: MPNRKEFDQSLGELRQLLTAMGDHVVHALEEAVLSLQRLDIEQAKIIIGNDYKLNELEEKVMEIGSRLIVTQQPVAKDLRRIIVAFKISSDLERMGDLALDIAKVTLRLQDSTLIQPLVDIPRMADIVGQMTKESIQSYLDENTDLAYKVGVDDDQVDHMYSGMIRELHNYMIDHAVDGPQVMLLNLTGRYIERIGDHATNIGESVVYLVTGVRPDLNR; this comes from the coding sequence ATGCCCAACCGGAAAGAATTCGACCAAAGTCTAGGAGAGCTACGTCAATTGCTCACTGCTATGGGAGATCATGTAGTACACGCTTTGGAAGAAGCTGTGCTATCACTACAACGCCTTGATATCGAACAGGCAAAAATAATTATTGGTAATGATTATAAGTTAAATGAATTAGAAGAGAAAGTGATGGAAATCGGTTCACGCCTGATCGTAACACAACAACCGGTAGCCAAAGATTTACGTCGTATCATTGTAGCTTTCAAAATCTCTAGTGATCTGGAGCGTATGGGTGATCTGGCTCTCGATATTGCTAAAGTAACGTTGCGTCTACAAGATTCTACATTGATTCAGCCATTAGTAGATATTCCACGTATGGCAGATATCGTAGGACAAATGACCAAAGAATCGATCCAATCGTATCTGGATGAAAATACAGATCTAGCTTATAAAGTCGGTGTAGACGATGACCAAGTGGATCATATGTATAGTGGAATGATTCGTGAACTGCATAACTATATGATCGATCATGCGGTAGACGGCCCGCAAGTGATGTTGCTGAATCTGACAGGACGTTATATCGAACGTATCGGAGATCATGCTACCAATATTGGCGAAAGTGTCGTCTACCTTGTGACAGGCGTACGTCCTGATCTTAATCGTTAA